In Streptomyces sp. NBC_01439, the following are encoded in one genomic region:
- a CDS encoding SCO2584 family spore wall biosynthesis protein gives MPDDVGGKPFPDDGEPDDDRGGADFDFASVVFDEDFVRNAEIQEPSAAERQRAADRARAEAEAARAVAGGWTVDEDHDSYGYGHPDGYDDDHGWDHDRGYGYPDGPYGAYGGSLRPYRGRAPWLRPVAWVLAFLMGLGMVALAFSAVYRSASGEADPAPAPASTPRGEVTGVGAFTYPSVRQP, from the coding sequence GTGCCGGACGACGTGGGGGGCAAGCCGTTCCCGGACGACGGGGAGCCCGACGACGACCGCGGAGGCGCGGATTTCGACTTCGCCTCCGTGGTGTTCGACGAGGACTTCGTCCGGAACGCCGAGATCCAGGAACCGAGCGCCGCCGAGCGCCAACGGGCGGCCGACCGAGCGCGCGCGGAGGCCGAAGCCGCCCGTGCCGTGGCCGGCGGCTGGACGGTCGACGAGGACCACGACAGCTACGGATACGGCCACCCCGACGGGTACGACGACGACCACGGCTGGGATCACGACCGCGGCTACGGATACCCGGACGGTCCGTACGGAGCCTACGGCGGCAGTCTGCGCCCCTACCGCGGCCGCGCACCCTGGCTGCGCCCCGTCGCGTGGGTGCTCGCCTTCCTGATGGGCCTCGGCATGGTCGCGCTCGCCTTCAGCGCCGTGTACCGCAGTGCCTCGGGCGAGGCGGACCCCGCTCCGGCTCCCGCCAGCACTCCCAGGGGTGAAGTCACCGGCGTCGGCGCGTTTACGTACCCCTCCGTTCGCCAACCCTGA
- a CDS encoding M48 family metallopeptidase — MTETGFEKVPARDRRRFPGISSRAYEHPADRSALVALRKLSGFDTVFKALSGLLPERSLRLMFLSESVRVGETQFPHLYAMLRDACYILDLEKVPQMYVQQDPNPNAMCIGLDEPIIVVTTGLVELLDEEEMRAVVGHEVGHALSGHAVYRTILLFLTNLALKIAWIPLGNVAIMTIVTALREWFRKSELSADRAGLLVGQDVQASMRGLMKIAGGNHLHEMNVDAFLAQAEEYESSGDLRDSVLKILNLLPRTHPFTTVRAAELKKWAESRDHQRIMDGHYPRREEDKDASVTDSFRQSAAHYADAVRTSKDPLFKFVGDLAGGAADVGGKLRDKFTGAGAGAGTGAGTAPQDKAGPTEQG; from the coding sequence ATGACGGAAACAGGGTTCGAGAAGGTGCCGGCACGGGATCGCAGGCGGTTCCCCGGCATCTCGTCACGGGCGTACGAGCATCCGGCGGACCGCTCCGCGCTGGTGGCACTGCGCAAGCTGAGCGGCTTCGACACGGTGTTCAAGGCGCTGAGCGGGCTGCTTCCGGAGCGGAGCCTGCGGCTGATGTTCTTGTCGGAGTCGGTCCGCGTGGGCGAGACGCAGTTCCCGCACCTGTACGCCATGCTGCGCGACGCCTGTTACATCCTGGACCTGGAGAAGGTCCCGCAGATGTACGTGCAGCAGGACCCGAACCCCAACGCCATGTGCATCGGACTGGACGAGCCGATCATCGTGGTGACCACGGGCCTCGTCGAGCTGCTCGACGAGGAGGAGATGCGTGCGGTGGTGGGCCACGAGGTGGGCCACGCCCTGTCGGGGCACGCCGTCTACCGCACGATCCTGCTGTTCCTGACCAACCTGGCGCTGAAGATCGCGTGGATCCCGCTGGGAAACGTGGCGATCATGACGATCGTGACCGCGCTGCGGGAGTGGTTCCGCAAGTCGGAGCTCTCGGCCGACCGGGCCGGGCTGCTGGTGGGACAAGATGTGCAGGCCTCGATGCGGGGGCTGATGAAGATCGCGGGCGGCAATCACCTCCACGAGATGAACGTGGACGCCTTCCTGGCCCAGGCCGAGGAGTACGAGTCGAGCGGCGATCTGCGCGACTCCGTGCTGAAGATCCTCAACCTGCTGCCCCGGACGCACCCCTTCACCACGGTGCGGGCGGCCGAGCTGAAGAAGTGGGCGGAGAGCCGCGACCACCAGCGGATCATGGACGGCCACTACCCGCGGCGGGAGGAGGACAAGGACGCCTCGGTGACCGACTCCTTCCGCCAGTCCGCCGCGCACTACGCCGATGCGGTGCGCACCAGCAAGGACCCGCTGTTCAAGTTCGTCGGTGACCTCGCGGGCGGGGCGGCCGACGTGGGTGGCAAGCTCCGCGACAAGTTCACGGGTGCCGGAGCCGGTGCCGGAACCGGAGCCGGCACCGCTCCGCAGGACAAGGCAGGACCTACGGAGCAGGGCTGA
- a CDS encoding glutamate-5-semialdehyde dehydrogenase: protein MTSLDAATATSPVLATAQRSRTAAAAIAPLPRSAKDTALLAIADALEARTAEIIAANAVDTDKARAAGTSETVIDRLTLTRERVAAIASDVRDVAALPDPVGEVVRGNTLPNGIDLRQIRVPLGVVGIIYEARPNVTVDAAALCLKSGNAVLLRGSSSAYSSNTALVAILRDAVESVGLPADAIQLVPGESRDSVRELMRARGLVDVLIPRGGASLIKTVVEESTVPVIETGTGNCHVYVDAQADLDMAVDILINSKAQRPSVCNSAETLLVHRDIADAFLPRALDALADAGVTVHGDARVLGAAEGSKVTALPATDEDWAAEYLSYDIAAAVVDSLDDAVTHIRRWTSGHTEAIVTTSQAAARRFTQLVDSTTVAVNASTRFTDGGQFGFGAEIGISTQKLHARGPMGLPELTSTKYIVTGDGHVR, encoded by the coding sequence ATGACCTCGCTCGATGCCGCCACCGCCACCTCGCCCGTCCTCGCCACCGCGCAGCGGTCCCGCACCGCCGCCGCGGCGATCGCCCCACTCCCGCGGTCCGCCAAGGACACCGCCCTGCTGGCGATCGCGGACGCGCTGGAGGCCCGTACGGCCGAAATCATCGCCGCCAATGCCGTGGACACGGACAAGGCCCGCGCCGCCGGCACCAGCGAGACCGTCATCGACCGCCTCACCCTCACCCGGGAGCGGGTCGCCGCCATCGCCTCCGACGTCCGCGACGTCGCCGCCCTCCCCGACCCCGTCGGCGAGGTCGTCCGCGGCAACACCCTCCCCAACGGCATCGACCTCCGGCAGATCCGCGTCCCGCTCGGCGTCGTCGGCATCATCTACGAGGCCCGCCCCAACGTCACCGTCGACGCCGCCGCCCTCTGCCTCAAGTCCGGCAACGCGGTCCTGCTGCGCGGCAGTTCCTCCGCGTACTCTTCCAACACCGCCCTCGTCGCCATCCTGCGGGACGCGGTCGAGAGCGTCGGCCTGCCCGCCGACGCGATCCAGCTCGTCCCCGGCGAGTCCCGCGACTCCGTCCGCGAGCTGATGCGCGCCCGCGGCCTCGTCGACGTGCTCATCCCGCGCGGCGGCGCCTCCCTCATCAAGACCGTGGTCGAGGAATCCACCGTCCCGGTCATCGAGACCGGTACCGGCAACTGCCACGTCTACGTCGATGCCCAGGCCGACCTGGACATGGCGGTGGACATCCTCATCAACTCCAAGGCCCAGCGGCCCTCCGTCTGCAACTCCGCCGAGACCCTCCTCGTCCACCGCGATATCGCCGACGCCTTCCTGCCGCGCGCCCTCGACGCGCTCGCCGACGCCGGCGTCACCGTGCACGGCGATGCCCGGGTCCTCGGCGCCGCCGAAGGCAGCAAGGTCACCGCCCTGCCCGCCACGGACGAGGACTGGGCGGCCGAGTACCTGTCCTACGACATCGCCGCGGCAGTCGTGGACTCCCTCGACGACGCCGTCACCCACATCCGCCGCTGGACCTCCGGTCACACCGAGGCGATCGTCACCACCTCGCAGGCCGCCGCGCGCCGCTTCACCCAGCTGGTCGACTCGACCACGGTCGCCGTGAATGCATCCACTCGGTTCACGGACGGTGGCCAGTTCGGCTTCGGTGCGGAGATCGGCATTTCCACCCAGAAGCTGCACGCCAGGGGCCCGATGGGCCTTCCCGAGCTGACGTCCACCAAGTACATCGTCACCGGCGACGGTCACGTTCGGTAG
- the nadD gene encoding nicotinate-nucleotide adenylyltransferase, with the protein MGEQEMPTGPVKRRLGVMGGTFDPIHHGHLVAASEVAALFHLDEVMFVPTGEPWQKSQRAVSPAEDRYLMTVIATASNPQFSVSRIDIDRGGPTYTIDTLRDLKVQNDDADLFFITGADALAQILTWRNAEELFSLSHFIGVTRPGHVLTDDGLPKGGVSLVEVPALAISSTDCRARVAQGDPVWYLVPDGVVRYIDKRELYRGA; encoded by the coding sequence ATGGGAGAGCAGGAGATGCCTACCGGTCCGGTCAAGCGCCGGCTCGGCGTGATGGGCGGGACATTCGACCCGATCCATCACGGACACCTGGTGGCCGCCAGCGAGGTGGCCGCCCTTTTCCACCTCGACGAGGTGATGTTCGTGCCGACCGGCGAGCCGTGGCAGAAGTCGCAGCGGGCCGTTTCGCCGGCCGAGGACCGCTACCTGATGACGGTCATCGCCACGGCCTCGAACCCCCAGTTCTCGGTGAGCCGCATCGACATCGACCGCGGCGGGCCGACGTACACCATCGACACCCTGCGGGACCTGAAGGTGCAGAACGACGACGCCGACCTGTTCTTCATCACCGGTGCCGACGCGCTCGCGCAGATCCTGACCTGGCGCAACGCCGAAGAGCTCTTCTCGCTCTCCCACTTCATCGGAGTCACCCGGCCGGGCCACGTGCTCACCGACGACGGGCTCCCGAAGGGCGGCGTCTCCCTGGTGGAGGTGCCCGCGCTCGCGATCTCGTCCACCGACTGCCGCGCGAGGGTGGCCCAAGGGGATCCCGTCTGGTATTTGGTGCCGGACGGCGTCGTGCGCTACATCGATAAGCGTGAGCTGTACCGGGGAGCCTGA
- a CDS encoding SCO2583 family membrane protein, whose amino-acid sequence MAVPGDPPNSTPEGMGGGDDDFRPDEYRSDEYRSVVFDEDFVRAARLQEYSAQERMGEHARAVRSRSIWSGGGSTSRTSTPGRGARQGMLLVLLIATAFAFAVYMGLRNPYVPPSGGPAQALSSTVVPLAPTTDVPGGRPTELYAKSPAADYRVGAAGITLPAVRRTHHFTDAQVVAALSIAKDYLVQSSLDPDILAGAASRPVRVLLDPDQLAQFERSMTSPSGDGRHAATGWLVRFDRDTAVVADPRVRVSGTLAFEEVAPDVLEVTTDHTFVYAVRPATGSPAAADGASLFTVRRELRLRFDREDLTARRLELASAYVMAGPQDCSADPAGAFRPLLAGAGPTTVGPAASDPYASGRPRRTAGLCGVLASPATPAVSPPATPPSPPQAAPVSPAP is encoded by the coding sequence ATGGCCGTGCCAGGAGATCCACCCAACAGCACCCCCGAGGGCATGGGCGGGGGCGACGACGACTTCCGGCCGGACGAGTACCGGTCGGACGAGTACCGGTCGGTGGTGTTCGACGAGGACTTCGTCCGTGCCGCCCGGCTCCAGGAGTACTCCGCGCAGGAACGCATGGGCGAACACGCCCGTGCCGTGCGCAGCCGATCCATCTGGTCCGGTGGCGGCTCCACGTCCCGGACCAGCACCCCCGGCCGGGGTGCACGGCAGGGCATGTTGCTCGTGCTGCTCATCGCCACGGCCTTCGCCTTCGCCGTCTACATGGGGCTGCGCAACCCCTACGTACCTCCGTCCGGGGGACCCGCCCAGGCGCTCAGCAGCACCGTGGTCCCGCTCGCGCCGACCACCGACGTGCCCGGCGGGCGCCCCACCGAGCTGTACGCGAAGAGCCCCGCCGCCGACTACCGGGTCGGAGCGGCCGGCATCACGCTGCCCGCCGTGCGCCGCACGCACCACTTCACCGACGCCCAGGTCGTCGCCGCGCTGTCCATCGCCAAGGACTACCTGGTGCAGTCCTCGCTGGACCCCGACATCCTCGCCGGAGCGGCCTCCCGCCCGGTGCGCGTCCTGCTCGACCCCGACCAGCTGGCGCAGTTCGAACGCAGCATGACCTCGCCCTCCGGCGACGGCCGTCACGCGGCCACCGGCTGGCTGGTCCGCTTCGACCGGGACACCGCCGTCGTGGCCGACCCCCGGGTCCGGGTGAGCGGCACGCTCGCCTTCGAGGAGGTGGCCCCCGACGTCCTGGAGGTCACCACCGACCACACCTTCGTCTACGCCGTACGGCCCGCCACCGGATCCCCGGCCGCGGCCGACGGCGCCTCGCTCTTCACCGTCCGGCGCGAGCTGCGGCTGCGCTTCGACCGCGAGGACCTGACGGCCCGCCGGCTGGAGCTGGCCTCGGCCTACGTGATGGCCGGGCCGCAGGACTGCTCCGCCGACCCGGCCGGGGCCTTCCGTCCGCTCCTGGCCGGAGCCGGCCCGACCACGGTGGGCCCGGCCGCGAGCGACCCGTACGCCAGCGGCCGACCGCGGCGCACGGCCGGGCTGTGCGGTGTCCTGGCCTCGCCCGCGACCCCGGCCGTGAGCCCGCCCGCGACACCGCCCTCGCCCCCGCAGGCCGCTCCCGTCAGCCCTGCTCCGTAG